A part of Candidatus Thermoplasmatota archaeon genomic DNA contains:
- the bzdN gene encoding benzoyl-CoA reductase, bzd-type, subunit N, whose amino-acid sequence MIEMFKEWFDARHEYAKEWKEKTGGKVLGYFCTYVPEEILYAADVLPVRILGSHEPQDVTEPYIFGMFCPFCRDCLAQGLKGRYDYLDGIMISQSCLHIRQAYTSWEMHIPVPYSYYLPMPNNVQSPRALPYLVGEMEKFKKSVEEWTGKTITDDDLNRGIEIMNRNRELMMQVYETRKGEKPPLTGLEAMYMVVSGQMMHKDDHSSTLEGTLKELDGRNADRNVGQRLMIIGSEDDDTEFINMVEGCGATLVVDDHCTGSRYFWNTVEPNGSPLEAIAQRYIDRPRCPSKDWGERSRLPHIMKLAKDYNAAGAILVQQKFCDPHELDIPAIKNELESNDIPTLFLELDVTVPIGQFKTRVEAFLEMLMEEDLF is encoded by the coding sequence ATGATAGAGATGTTCAAGGAATGGTTCGACGCAAGACACGAGTACGCGAAGGAATGGAAGGAGAAGACGGGAGGCAAGGTCCTGGGCTACTTCTGCACGTACGTGCCGGAGGAGATCCTCTACGCCGCGGACGTTCTGCCCGTGCGCATCCTGGGAAGCCACGAGCCTCAGGACGTGACGGAGCCCTACATCTTCGGCATGTTCTGCCCCTTCTGCAGGGACTGCCTGGCGCAGGGGCTCAAGGGCAGATACGACTACCTGGACGGCATCATGATATCCCAGTCGTGCCTGCACATCAGGCAGGCCTACACGAGCTGGGAGATGCACATCCCCGTCCCGTACAGCTACTACCTGCCCATGCCCAACAACGTGCAGAGCCCGCGCGCGCTGCCCTACCTCGTCGGAGAGATGGAGAAGTTCAAGAAATCCGTGGAGGAGTGGACGGGCAAGACCATCACGGACGATGACCTCAACCGCGGGATAGAGATCATGAACCGCAACCGCGAGCTGATGATGCAGGTCTACGAGACGCGCAAGGGCGAGAAACCCCCGCTGACGGGCCTCGAGGCGATGTACATGGTCGTCTCCGGGCAGATGATGCACAAGGACGACCACAGCAGCACCCTCGAGGGCACGCTGAAGGAGCTGGACGGGCGCAATGCGGACAGGAACGTCGGACAGCGGCTGATGATCATAGGCAGCGAGGACGACGACACGGAGTTCATCAACATGGTCGAGGGCTGCGGCGCCACCCTTGTCGTGGACGACCACTGCACCGGGAGCAGGTACTTCTGGAACACGGTCGAACCCAACGGCAGCCCGCTCGAGGCGATAGCCCAGCGGTACATCGACAGGCCGCGCTGCCCGAGCAAGGACTGGGGCGAGCGGTCGAGGCTCCCGCACATCATGAAGCTCGCGAAGGACTACAACGCGGCGGGCGCCATCCTCGTGCAGCAGAAGTTCTGCGACCCGCACGAGCTGGACATCCCCGCGATTAAGAACGAGCTGGAGAGCAACGACATCCCGACGCTCTTCCTCGAGCTGGACGTGACAGTTCCGATAGGACAGTTCAAGACCCGCGTGGAGGCGTTCCTCGAGATGCTGATGGAGGAGGACCTATTCTGA
- a CDS encoding GNAT family N-acetyltransferase, with protein sequence MPTDPIKIRSLKRQDVQSALKIQRKITGRSPKAGWKKELETHIKDYPQECLAAEYAGILAGFIIGEVKTLKFGVEKSGWIVIVGVDPEFMGQGIGKKLGKKLLSHFKRKGIKQVFTAVPWDSSDMLAFFKSLGFERSEFINLERRL encoded by the coding sequence ATGCCGACGGACCCAATCAAGATCAGATCGCTCAAGCGCCAGGACGTTCAGTCCGCGCTCAAGATCCAGCGAAAGATAACGGGCCGAAGCCCGAAGGCGGGCTGGAAGAAGGAGCTCGAGACCCACATCAAGGACTACCCGCAGGAGTGCCTGGCCGCCGAGTACGCTGGCATATTGGCGGGCTTCATCATCGGAGAGGTCAAAACGCTCAAGTTCGGCGTCGAGAAGAGCGGCTGGATCGTCATCGTCGGAGTCGACCCCGAGTTCATGGGCCAGGGCATCGGCAAGAAGCTCGGCAAGAAGCTCCTGAGCCACTTCAAGCGCAAGGGCATAAAGCAGGTCTTCACCGCGGTCCCGTGGGACAGCAGCGACATGCTCGCGTTCTTCAAGTCACTGGGCTTCGAGAGAAGCGAGTTCATCAATCTGGAAAGGAGGTTGTGA
- a CDS encoding DUF2080 family transposase-associated protein: MADPKKPKEVKFEVYGQEMLEKEVKQAGNSGRIYLPPDWVGKKVKIVRVD; this comes from the coding sequence ATGGCAGACCCCAAGAAACCCAAGGAAGTCAAGTTCGAGGTCTACGGTCAGGAGATGCTCGAGAAGGAGGTCAAGCAGGCGGGGAACAGCGGCAGGATCTACCTCCCGCCAGACTGGGTCGGCAAGAAGGTCAAGATCGTCAGGGTGGACTAA